CAGTTTTCTAGTACCCATTTCAACTCTTGAGTGACTGTGAGAGTGACAATAGTCTGACCCAGGAgaaaaacccaacaaagtctCAATGACAGATTTAGTCCAAATTAAGCCACAGCATCACTTATAGTAAGCTTTATTACTACTGTTTTCTCAAGGACATGCTGCAATCCTCTGAGAAGGAAGGAGCCATCTATTTTGGGAGAGGAGCAGAGGAGCACAGGTTAATTTCCCCATACAGCTGCTGACAGGATTGTTGCTAAGTGTCAGCTTCCTGCAAAATTTGCTagtagataaaaaaaagtggTGACTGCTGGCTGGATTTTTGGCCAGTAGTTGCGTTGTAAAGAACAGTGGGCACTTCTAATGTCACACATTAACATGCACAAGCACTGGTAGTCATTTTAAGCTACATTATCCTCAAATGTAAAGTGTATAGGATGATAATGAAATGATCAGGATGAATAATTGACCTGTGATATATAGATTCTTGCCATGTTTTCATCAAAGTATCCCATGTTATGTAACAATGATTTACAGTCTCCTCCAATCAAATACTCCATGACCTAAATCAAAAAGTAAACATTCATATGTATTATTGAccaaacaagcttggtcaataaagaaTTTATTATGTaccaaaaaaatgattttaaaaatcaaactcCAGTCAAGGATAAAACTGAACTGAGTAGTACATGaactaagaaaaacaaacaactaactAGTCAACAAAAGACAACCTCTCTAAACcttaatccctaagagtgaccagcaccTAACTTCTCCTCATGAGGAGTCCTGAGTtgaacattaaggtcacaagaataaaggaaatgatcaccaactaaagaagctcttaattgttaaacaaattctccttgtcagcaatTGAGGAAATGAGGAGCAATTGAGGAAATGCATATGCTTACTGAAGTTAGTGTGCTAAAGGTTAAAAATACAACAGAACTCACCAGAAATATCCTATCTTTTGACTGAAAGGAATAAAACAAGTTTACAATGTAGGGACTCTTTGCAATTGCCAGACAGTCTCTTTCTGCAACCactggataaaaaaaaagtcctgtTATATACATAACAAAATAGTGTTGTTTTGACAATAAAAGGAAATTCACATGAATGAAAAGCGCCATGTTTTCTCacagaaaaattgaagaagTTTCCCTTTTGCCCtgtactattgtaaaacaatgCCGTAGTCCCAAACACACCCCATAGTTTTATACCATTGTTTCCTTTATCCAGCTACTGTGTGCATAGTAAAATATGGGGCTGTACAAAAGTCCTGCCTTAAAATTTGCTCCTCACCCTGTTCCATCATGTTCTTGTTCACAACATCAGTCTTCTTTACCACCTTCACAGCATAGAATTGTTGATCTTTGTCTCTCCTTCGAGCCAAAAATACTTTCCTGAAAAGCAACTCTTCATCATCTATTACTATTCACAGAACATTCTAATTAATACATTAAATTACTATCCAGTCATGTCAGGTAACATTGCCAAGTTCCATGTATTAATTACTTGAAAAACCTAATTCAATCAATGTGGACTCAACAAGGTAATTTGTTGAACACAAAGGTaccaaaattataaacaaagaAGACTGATTAACAAAAAGAGCAATGTTCTCACAATTTAATGAGGATGAAAGCATTCCAAAATCAAACAACTAAACCAGTAACAAccagaaaataatttccaataAATTCTCTGTGCAAATTCTTGAACCCATTTGAAGTTGACCATTATTTGTCTTGAAATAAGAAACACTATCTTCAACAGCGTTGTGACATTACTGTTGCAGTCACAGAAAGTGTCACTCGATAATAATCTACAACTCTCCCACTTATGCTGTGCATCCAGTGAACTGAGTAAAGTTGAAGGATTAAACATGACTTACCCAAAGGCACCACGGCTGATTGGTTTGATTATATTAAAGTCATCCATACTCGTTGGCTGTATGTACAAGTCAATAACAGAATGCTCTTAAATATAACATGACTTATGTTATCAAACGATAATTTACCCTGTGGTGGCATTTTTACTGTTGGGGTTGTCTAAAGTTTTACATTGCACTCAACTTTCTTGTGTGTTTCGTGTTAAAGATAACATGAATAGCTTACATAGGAAATGTACATAGATGAACACTTGAGTAAGGGGCCTATTTTTTCTGATTAATAAcgtacttgaaaaaaattatacaaaccTTAACAGTATAACGGCTTTTCTTGTCTTCTGATGAAAGCTCGTCCATCGTTGAGTAAACTTCGGAAACGAGCGGCGTAAACACACTCTCGATCAATCAATATCGGGTTTACCTCAGCTAAAGCTACGTTTTACCTTCAGTTTTCCTTAATGAAAGTTCAGTAGAGAATAAAGCCGATGTTAGTTAACAACACTGATTTAATGGTGTAATCAAGATCTCTCAAAATTACTTGGATCGCTCAGTGCGGAAATTGGAATTATAAATTTGGAAGCAACAGCTTTAAACTTAGTCGCCATGTTTAAATTTCAGCGCGGAAAATACATTAGTGTCCAGTTTCCTTGTGCTTAATTTTGCAAACGTTCATGGGATATCCATTTTGGTCATGTGACCAATCGACAACCAGCGGGTGTAACAAAATAATCGTGGAAGGCCTACTACAGTTTTCTTCGCCACATTCAGGCTACACTGAAAGTTGTCACATCTCCGGGTCGATTACCAGCCACTGATGAGTCCACTCTCCTTCGCGAAGGAGGATCGAAGAAGACTCTCGAGACAGAAGCTTGGTCACTCGCAAATCGACGCAGAAGAAAATTGCGCAGATATGGGGGAATCCCTGAGAgtcctgataatttaccgaatACATGGCAATTCAACCAGTGTGCAATTTACTTGTGGGCCAATTTTGTTTGATACCCAAATATAACGTCGTTTAGTTTTGGTGACAAATTTTCTACACCTGTATCCTAAAAGGTGGCGTTTTTAATTTCTCTAACAGTAAATGATGTAAACGTGACTGTGATGGCTTTTCTGACTGGCTGATTCTTTGTCAGTTAATCCAAATTTGACAAATAGGATTCAAATTGGAGCTTAATAATGagctaaaagttaaaaatccGTAGCATTACGCCAAAAAAATTACAGGATCGAAAGGAGATAACTGCATCTTCGTATACTTCAGTTTAGGGCTGTTTTGCTATTTCATCTTATGGGAAATGCAATGGAACGACCTTAAATTGTTCTTCCCCTTTTTCCTATTGACAGAATAATCAAACGATCATTGTACCATTTATTTCTCAAGCTCTACAatgcttttttcttgttgtaagTTGACGAACCCAGCTCAAGGAGTTTATAAATACAATTAAACTAACTCTGACTTGATTGGTGCTTGACTCGATTTTACAGCTTTGCATACATTTCAATTATTTCATACTTCATTAGCTTGCGAGCAGATCTTCTTTATGAACACTACAGAACGCTCGcttctccgcccgcgggaagatttcAGAGGGGGAGGGTTTGCCGGGTTTTGGCACTGAAGTAATCAGTGCTAAGCCCTGGCAGAACTCGCCGGGTCGAGTTGCTCAAGGCCGGGCAAGAATTGAAGACCTCCTTGCAggtaatttcctttttccatcGCTTGCAGTCTAAAAAGGCATGAAATCTCGGCTAAAATGAGCGAATAGAACTAGAGCCGACTGCCTCTCCAACcaaagtgtgttttttttttcttttgctgggAGAAAATTCTGTTATACAAGTGGAGCATAGTTGTCCCGTTCTTTtgtgtaaggaaaaaaaaaaggtttttactgatcctcttgaaagaaaatggtcaCCGAATTTTCTAACTAAATTGGAAGCGAACCTGTATCTCACTGAAGCACTGCGATTTTTGTCCCGCAGAAGAAGTGAAACATGGGAAGTTATGTTCGTTTCTAGTTTTATCTCTAATCATATTTAACTATACAAAATTATAACTAGTCGTATAATCAGCGCTGACACTCCAACCCAATTAAGGCCATGGAAGCTCAGCTACATTCTCTATCTCTTTGACCATCTCTAGAAGGTCCTGAACGGAATCTGTCGTCTCAGGTGTCGGTGAAATGGGCTCGGTGGTAGGGTTACGTGGAATGCCACCGGCCAAAAGAACGCGGCCATTGTTAACAGCGATGATATTTTCCATTCCAGTGCCTTCCTCCTCACCACTTTTCTCGCTACTCTCCATGCCGCCTTCCTCGTTTCCATTTTCTTCAGCACTCCCTTCCTTTTCGCTTTGCCCGTTTCCTTCCTTCTCTTGGTGTTCTTCATTGCCTCCCTCCTCTACACTTTCTCTACTGTTGCCCTCCTTCCCGCTCTCCACGACGCTTCCCTCATCTACACTTTCTCCACTGTTGCCCTCCTTCCCGCTCTCCACGACACTTCCTTCATCTCCACTTTCTTCACCGCTTCTCTCCTCTTCATTCTCTTCGCCGCTTCCTTCGCCTCCACTTTCGTCTGTGCTTCCATATTCTTGGCTACTCCCTTCCTCTCCACCTTCTCCGCTGCTTTCTTCCATTCCACTTTCTCCGCTGCTTCCATCCATTCTATTTTTTCGATTGCTTCCTTCCATTCCACTTTCTCCGCTGCTTCCCTCTGTTCCACTTTCTCCTCTGCTTTCCTCCTCTCCGCTTTCTTCAATGCTTCCTTCTAGTCCACTCTCTCCGCTGCTTCCATTCTTTCTACTTTCTCTGCTGCTTTCTTCTACTCCACTTTCTCCACCGCTTTCTTCCATTCCACTCTCTTCGCTGCTTCCTTTCATTCCACTTTCTCCACTGCTTCCGTCCTCTCCACTTTCTTCACTACCTCCTTCCATTCCACTTTCTCCACTGCTTCTGTCCTCTCCACTTTCTTCACTACCTCCTTCCATTCCACTTTCTCCACTGCTTCCTTCTTCTCCGCTTTCTCCACTGCTTCCTTCTTTTCTGCTCTCTGCACTGCCTACTTCCTCTCCACTTTCTTCACTACCTCCTTCCTTTCCACTTTCTCCACTGCTTTCTTCTCCTCCACTTTCTCCACTGCTTCCTTCTTCTCCGCTTTCTCTACTGCTTCCTTCTTTTCTGCTCTCTGCACTGCCTACTTCCTCTCCACTTTCTTCACTACCTCCTTCCATTCCACTTTCTCCACTGCTCCCTTCTTCTCCGCTTTCTCCACTGCTTCCTTCTTTTCTGCTCTCTGCACTGCCTCCTTCCCTTCCACTTTCTCTGCTGCTTCCCTCTATTTCACTTTCTTCGCTGCTTCCTTCCTCTCCACTACCTCCGCTGATTTCTTTCATTCCACTGTCTCCACTGCTTCCTTCCTCTCCATTTTCTCCGCTGCCTCCCTCTCCACTTCCTTTACTTTCCCCATCACTACCTGAACTTTCCTCCTCTAAACTTCCGGCGCCACTGCCTGAATCATCTCTTTCACCACCCCAACTAATgtatttttcactttcttcacTGACGTCACTTCCGCTACCTTTCCAACATTTCTCAACGAGGTCTGGCTCCTGTCGTAAATGTTCATTCTCTCGACGAGGAAGTGCCCAGTAATCCCTTATTTCATTGCTGAAATAGTCACGCCATTTGACAGGCAAAGCTgctggaaaaaataaagaggtGGAATAATATTTGAGAAGTCTTTCAGATGTTAATGATCTGAAAAACTTATGTGCTCAAATTGatcacaaaattgaagaaattgcatCTAATAAGCAGTTTACAATCGAAATGAAGATGTGATACTGATTGTTCAGGTGAGAGCTTTCCTGCAACAGACTCGGCGCAATTATCACCAGAGTTAAGTGACTAGATTTTCGTTGGAGTAGTAGAAGAGTGATCAGtctttaaagttatttttcaatcaaaactGCAAACTTCTTTTAATCAGAATTACAACTTGATTAATAACAAGATTCGAGTTTAGGATTCTTTAGCCCACAAAGTACCAAATTATGTAggtaacaaaacattttcactcaCTTGTTGGTGGCAAATACCATAATGCAAGTAATGTGGTGGTTAATAGGACAAACTGAAACAAGGCAAAATAGAATTGTTAAAATATTAGTTTCTGGTTAATTACCACCTCTTTCACttggaaaaagtttttaacatcGGCTCTTACATTTAAAGACACCAAACTGTTTAGTTTTAGATGGCCACTGATGTCTTTTAGAGAGGCACAGCCATTATTGCACTGACCAAGTTACTAGTAGCGCTGGGAACGGATGTTATTTATTTAGTGTCAATCACCAGCTAATTTATCGAACAATTTTGTAAAGACAGGGAAGCCTTGAACTTGAAACACGAAAGCATATGTATCTATTGTTAGTCTGTAAAGATGACTCGtacataaaaaaagtaaaacatctGACGCGATAACAAAAACAGATAGCCTTGTCTAACGAAGTACAATGAATGTTTCTCCATCGGCTTTTAAAAGTATACACTCTCATGACGAACACATTCTTACTAAAACACATTCGTTACCATGGAACTTTGCTTTACCAAGGGCGATTTGGGTATTCATACTTCTGAAAGGGGAAGAAATCTTTAAAGtcttcttttgctttgttttttttctttctgagactgaaaaaacctttaaaaaataacaaaactagCCAACAGAATGTAAAATGGCGGCGGGCAAGATAATACTTTCCCCCTTAAGTAGGCAGAATAGATCATAGCGCTCTTATTTGTAATTAATGAGGTCAAGTTAGCCTTTTTTCACGCGAAATTATGTAAAATCTCTTTTAGAAGCGCTGTGCTAGAGTCAGAGCGGAGtaaattcaattgtttttgtcttaaaaatttcGCGTAAAAAGGAATCTTTAGTATAACGCCATTCATAGGACAAAGGCAtcacaaaattgaaagaaaatgcaCCGTCTATTGAAAAAAACCTCCGTGAAGGAATAGTGATAAACCGGCTGAAGAAGACTAGTAGTGTGTATCGAGACATTGTGATCCACG
This region of Pocillopora verrucosa isolate sample1 chromosome 3, ASM3666991v2, whole genome shotgun sequence genomic DNA includes:
- the LOC131770539 gene encoding uncharacterized protein isoform X2 produces the protein MKAILCIAFVLLTTTLLALWYLPPTTLPVKWRDYFSNEIRDYWALPRRENEHLRQEPDLVEKCWKGSGSDVSEESEKYISWGGERDDSGSGAGSLEEESSGSDGESKGSGEGGSGENGEEGSSGDSGMKEISGGSGEEGSSEESEIEGSSRESGREGGSAESRKEGSSGESGEEGSSGESGMEGGSEESGEEVGSAESRKEGSSRESGEEGSSGESGGEESSGESGKEGGSEESGEEVGSAESRKEGSSGESGEEGSSGESGMEGGSEESGEDRSSGESGMEGGSEESGEDGSSGESGMKGSSEESGMEESGGESGVEESSRESRKNGSSGESGLEGSIEESGEEESRGESGTEGSSGESGMEGSNRKNRMDGSSGESGMEESSGEGGEEGSSQEYGSTDESGGEGSGEENEEERSGEESGDEGSVVESGKEGNSGESVDEGSVVESGKEGNSRESVEEGGNEEHQEKEGNGQSEKEGSAEENGNEEGGMESSEKSGEEEGTGMENIIAVNNGRVLLAGGIPRNPTTEPISPTPETTDSVQDLLEMVKEIENVAELPWP
- the LOC131770539 gene encoding uncharacterized protein isoform X1: MKAILCIAFVLLTTTLLALWYLPPTTALPVKWRDYFSNEIRDYWALPRRENEHLRQEPDLVEKCWKGSGSDVSEESEKYISWGGERDDSGSGAGSLEEESSGSDGESKGSGEGGSGENGEEGSSGDSGMKEISGGSGEEGSSEESEIEGSSRESGREGGSAESRKEGSSGESGEEGSSGESGMEGGSEESGEEVGSAESRKEGSSRESGEEGSSGESGGEESSGESGKEGGSEESGEEVGSAESRKEGSSGESGEEGSSGESGMEGGSEESGEDRSSGESGMEGGSEESGEDGSSGESGMKGSSEESGMEESGGESGVEESSRESRKNGSSGESGLEGSIEESGEEESRGESGTEGSSGESGMEGSNRKNRMDGSSGESGMEESSGEGGEEGSSQEYGSTDESGGEGSGEENEEERSGEESGDEGSVVESGKEGNSGESVDEGSVVESGKEGNSRESVEEGGNEEHQEKEGNGQSEKEGSAEENGNEEGGMESSEKSGEEEGTGMENIIAVNNGRVLLAGGIPRNPTTEPISPTPETTDSVQDLLEMVKEIENVAELPWP